A stretch of Lathyrus oleraceus cultivar Zhongwan6 chromosome 6, CAAS_Psat_ZW6_1.0, whole genome shotgun sequence DNA encodes these proteins:
- the LOC127093948 gene encoding uncharacterized protein LOC127093948: MQQQQNQFMQQMMQQWNDGLHPQGVPQVAAGGSFRDFFRMNLPEFHGGLNPVKAQEWITGMERIFRIVHCSEENKVVCASHMMKGSAVRWWESASTLMTNQGIPRDWEHFKTIFLDKYFPSSLRTQKEFEFQQLRQGTMSVAAYAEKFEDMAAYSRQAAYAPDERWKIDQFLFGLRGEISHSGSQREFTSYAELLRQCYVAENSLKKVQEERDQCRSGQRDQGRPGNQFRPRSQAFKGKQVQHARPNQPPQCQACKKYHFGRCVVSGIRCFTCQRERHMSKECPQNKNHMQGRSTGRVYTLDARKAKSNNALIAGTCLVNNHPCFVLFDCGATHSFISIRCMKHLGLQAIPLSPPMVVTTAMDDVVETPLICENCSLSVNGRVFQIDLICLPLKKVDVVLGMDWLSANSMFIGCEEKLIIIPSSEGTPKDVLTTILEGTVGMVNFLFENEKSVLLALTKESSDNLNVT; this comes from the coding sequence atgcaacaacaacagaaTCAATTCATGCAACAAATGATGCAACAGTGGAATGATGGTTTGCATCCTCAAGGAGTTCCACAGGTAGCTGCAGGTGGTAGTTTTCGAGATTTCTTCCGCATGAATCTTCCAGAATTCCATGGTGGGCTAAATCCTGTGAAGGCTCAGGAGTGGATAACCGGCATGGAAAGGATTTTTCGGATAGTGCATTGTAGTGAAGAAAATAAGGTTGTGTGTGCTTCTCACATGATGAAGGGTTCAGCTGTGAGATGGTGGGAGAGTGCTTCGACTCTTATGACCAATCAAGGAATACCTAGAGATTGGGAGCATTTTAAGACTATTTTCTTGGATAAGTATTTTCCTAGTTCTTTGAGGACCCAGAaagagtttgaatttcaacaGCTCAGGCAGGGAACTATGTCAGTAGCTGCGTATGCTGAGAAGTTCGAAGATATGGCTGCTTATTCTAGACAAGCTGCGTACGCACCGGATGAGAGGTGGAAGATTGATCAGTTTCTTTTTGGTCTGAGGGGTGAAATTTCTCATAGTGGTTCTCAAAGGGAATTCACTTCTTATGCTGAACTATTAAGACAATGTTATGTGGCTGAGAATAGTTTGAAGAAAGTTCAAGAAGAAAGGGATCAGTGCAGGAGTGGGCAGAGAGACCAAGGAAGGCCAGGAAACCAGTTCAGGCCTAGATCTCAGGCTTTCAAGGGGAAACAGGTGCAACATGCAAGACCTAACCAACCTCCTCAATGTCAAGCATGTAAGAAGTATCATTTTGGAAGATGTGTTGTAAGTGGAATTAGGTGTTTTACTTGTCAGAGAGAGAGACACATGTCTAAGGAATGTCCTCAGAATAAGAATCATATGCAGGGGAGGAGCACCGGTCGGGTTTATACCTTGGATGCAAGGAAGGCTAAGAGCAACAATGCCTTAATTGCTGGTACGTGCCTCGTCAATAATCATCCTTGTTTTGTATTATTTGATTGTGGGGCGACACACTCTTTTATATCAATTCGGTGCATGAAGCATCTTGGCTTGCAAGCAATTCCCTTGTCTCCTCCTATGGTGGTTACTACCGCCATGGATGATGTGGTTGAGACACcgttgatttgtgaaaattgttcgCTCTCGGTGAATGGTAGAGTTTTTCAGATTGATCTTATTTGTTTACCACTTAAGAAGGTTGATGTGGTTTTGGGGATGGATTGGCTTTCCGCCAACTCAATGTTTATTGGTTGTGAAGAGAAGTTGATTATCATTCCATCTAGTGAAGGTACTCCAAAGGATGTGTTAACTACAATCTTGGAAGGTACGGTTGGCATGGTTAATTTCTTATTTGAGAATGAAAAGTCAGTTCTCTTGGCTCTTACCAAGGAATCTAGCGATAATCTGAATGTTACATAA